The genomic region TGCAGGCTGATGCTCCCTCTCAGCTGGAGCATGTGAAGGCAGCCTTGAGCATGTACATAGCTCAGGTGAAGTTGACCGCACAGAGGTCCATTGACCTTCTGGATGACACAGAGTACAAAGAGTACAAGTAAGGACATGTTTAATTTAGTCTTCTCTATCTTCTCGTTCCctcttcactcactcactcactcactcactcactcactcactcactcactcactccattCAAATTTAAAAGGTTCAATTCAATGGTGCCCAACCTCCACAGATAACTAAACCAatatctctctcccaccctctctctctctctctctctctctctctctctctctctctctctctctctctctccctcctctccatctctctctctctctccctccctctctctctctctctccctccctctctctctctctcctccctctccatctctctctctctctccctccctctccatctctctctctctccctcttctctctctctctctctctctctctctctctgtctctctctctctctctctctctcccaccctctctctctctctcccctccctctccctctctctccctccctctccatctctctctatctccctttctctctctctctctctctctctctctctcctcttcttggTGTTCCTCTCAGGATGCAGCTGACCCAGAGCCTTGACAACCTCCAGCAGTATGCTGATGCCACCTCCCAGTCCCTGGCCCCCTACAGCGAAGCCTTCGGCACCCAGTTGACTGACGCCACCGCTGCCGTGCGCGCTGAGGTCATGAAGGACGTGGAGGAGCTGCGCTCCCAGCTGGAGCCCAAGCGTGCCGAACTCAAGGCAGTCCTGGACAAGCACATAGATGAGTATCGCAAGAAGCTGGAGCCCCTGATCAAGGAGCACATCGAACTGCGCCGCACCGAGATGGAGGCTTTCAGGGCCAAGATGGAGCCTGTTGTGGAGGAGTTGCGCGCCAAGGTGGCCATCAATGTGGAGGAGACCAAGACCAAGCTCATGCCCATTGTGGAGATTGTCCGTGCCAAGCTGACCGAGCGTCTGGAGGAGCTGAGGACCCTGGCCGCCCCCTACGCTGAGGAGTACAAGGAGCAGATGATCAAGGCTGTTGGTGAGGTGCGTGAGAAGGTGTCTCCCCTGTCTGAGGACTTCAAGGGCCAGGTGGGCCCCGCAGCCGAACAGGCCAAGCAAAAGCTCCTGGCTTTCTACGAGACCATCAGCCAGGCCATGAAGGCATAAACACGCTCTCAGCCggaccctccctcccttcccgtctcactcacactgactcacacaccaTACGTACCACGCCAATGCCACACTGATGCACTTCCTCTGCAGCGGCA from Oncorhynchus keta strain PuntledgeMale-10-30-2019 chromosome 18, Oket_V2, whole genome shotgun sequence harbors:
- the LOC118397264 gene encoding apolipoprotein A-I-1, whose protein sequence is MKFLALALTILLAAGTQAFPMQADAPSQLEHVKAALSMYIAQVKLTAQRSIDLLDDTEYKEYKMQLTQSLDNLQQYADATSQSLAPYSEAFGTQLTDATAAVRAEVMKDVEELRSQLEPKRAELKAVLDKHIDEYRKKLEPLIKEHIELRRTEMEAFRAKMEPVVEELRAKVAINVEETKTKLMPIVEIVRAKLTERLEELRTLAAPYAEEYKEQMIKAVGEVREKVSPLSEDFKGQVGPAAEQAKQKLLAFYETISQAMKA